In Hydra vulgaris chromosome 06, alternate assembly HydraT2T_AEP, a genomic segment contains:
- the LOC136082084 gene encoding E3 SUMO-protein ligase ZBED1-like — MLITNYVFGIKYQLFLAELQLVVKNVRDLVEEGAKDSSSKFFFIARTLTKCRKIVTSFNHSSQLNDLLEESQTRQGVEKNHILHLIQDVKTRWHSTFLMAERMLKLHSYVKDIFNSKQQYKDMRKYLLDEDEMVNLKETVNALLSFNQVSVLLSGDRYATCSLIIPSIKYLEKQLSKNKSETPPLIVILKSHLLESLQTYKDSYELENNSFLLCATFLNPNYKSFQLFENYEKKKYLKIVKEFLSDFYLSKRVGEIIPIKKVTKESKKFKLSFEDEEDDSGSDSKKNVTLDLKKEISEYIRLSVHEQNVLEFWHQNQYVFPILYCISTMILCTPATSAPSERLFSDALNNLYTKRNRMTAECFQMLMFLYENLEFFNLV, encoded by the coding sequence atgttaataactaATTATGTATTCGGTATAAAATATCAGCTGTTTTTGGCGGAGTTGCAATTAGTTGTTAAAAATGTCAGAGATTTAGTTGAAGAAGGTGCAAAAGATAGTTCGtctaaattctttttcattGCAAGAACATTAACTAAGTGCAGGAAAATTGTTACATCTTTCAATCATTCTTCTCAACTTAATGATTTATTAGAGGAAAGTCAAACACGACAAGGTGTCGAAAAAAATCACATACTTCATTTGATTCAAGATGTGAAAACTCGTTGGCACTCTACGTTTCTCATGGCAGAGCGAATGCTTAAGCTTCACTCCTACGTAAAAGATATCTTTAATTCGAAACAACAATACAAAGATATGAGAAAATATTTACTCGATGAAGATGAAATGGTTAACTTAAAAGAAACGGTAAAtgctttattaagttttaatcaagtaAGTGTTTTACTATCTGGCGATAGGTATGCAACGTGTTCTTTAATTATTCCAAGTATAAAGTACCTTGAGAAGCAGCTGAGTAAGAATAAAAGTGAAACTCCTCCTTTAATTGTAATATTGAAATCACATTTGTTAGAATCTTTACAAACTTACAAAGATTCATATGAATTAGAGAATAATTCCTTTTTATTGTGTGCCACTTTTTTGAatccaaattataaaagttttcaactCTTTGAAAATtacgaaaaaaagaaatatttaaaaattgtgaaagaATTTTTGTCAGATTTTTATCTCTCAAAAAGAGTTGGTGAAATAATTCCAATTAAAAAGGTGACAAAggaatcaaaaaagtttaagttgtCATTTGAGGATGAAGAAGATGATTCCGGAAgtgatagtaaaaaaaatgtaaccttagatttaaaaaaagaaatcagtgaATATATAAGATTGTCAGTGCACgaacaaaatgttttagagTTTTGGCATCAAAATCAATATGTTTTTCCAATATTGTATTGCATTTCAACGATGATTTTATGTACACCTGCTACCAGTGCACCAAGTGAGCGCCTTTTTTCTGATGCATTAAACAATTTGTATACTAAGCGAAACAGGATGACGGCTGAATGTTTTCAaatgttgatgtttttgtacgaaaatttggaattttttaatttggtttaa